The Pogona vitticeps strain Pit_001003342236 chromosome 3, PviZW2.1, whole genome shotgun sequence genome includes a window with the following:
- the FAM43A gene encoding protein FAM43A — protein MRGRRPGVRRAPPAEDPHRPHQRPGPAAPSGGGEAMLPWKRHKFEVLAVDEQKQQQQRREQPRRRHQQHQQGPPPAPAPAGAAAAAAKSRGCGQAGGSGSLPCSAALGSLARACPAQGALSRMGSLFRSKRKKFRVSSEAPTYTVLYLGNATTLQAKGEGCTDVAVGKIWAKSEAGRHGTKMKLTIGPQGIRMAPAAAAAGDASSAARPGHLYLLHRVTYCVADPRLPRLFAWIYRHEVKHKAVLLRCHAVLVSKAEKARAMALLLYQTSAAALAEFRRLKKRADARHQQLQQVGPGAAAADAALPLVPLRKRLLLLHGPGCCYKPPVERSRSAPKLGSITEDALGEELEEREAGGPGGGGGGGGGGGRGLLGGCCINGAGGPGDRGGGGGDDEEEQEDEDGEEELLGVQEGDEEEEEEEAAAGTAGVPSLGQLISGLGELTIGNDVAVLRADLRVTRLLSGESTGSESSIESNGGHEGGGGGGDGSPPPPLLEPDSG, from the coding sequence ATGCGCGGCCGGCGGCCGGGGGTGCGGCGGGCGCCTCCAGCTGAGGACCCGCACCGGCCCCACCAGCGCCCCGGGCCGGCCGCACCCTCGGGCGGCGGCGAGGCGATGCTGCCCTGGAAGAGGCACAAGTTCGAGGTGCTGGCGGTCGacgagcagaagcagcagcagcagcggcgcgAGCAGCCTCGGCGGCggcaccagcagcaccagcaaGGCCCGCCGCCAGCCCCGGCcccggcgggggcggcggcggcggcggcgaagagCCGGGGCTGCGGCCAGGCGGGCGGCTCCGGGAGCCTGCCCTGCTCGGCGGCGCTGGGCTCGCTGGCGCGCGCCTGCCCGGCCCAGGGCGCCCTCAGCCGGATGGGCAGCCTGTTCCGCTCCAAGCGCAAGAAGTTCCGCGTGAGCAGCGAGGCGCCCACCTACACGGTGCTCTACCTGGGCAACGCCACCACCCTGCAGGCCAAGGGCGAGGGCTGCACCGACGTGGCGGTGGGCAAGATCTGGGCCAAGAGCGAGGCCGGGCGCCACGGCACCAAGATGAAGCTGACTATCGGGCCGCAGGGCATCCGCAtggcccccgccgccgccgccgccggcgacGCCTCCTCGGCGGCCCGCCCGGGGCACCTCTACCTGCTCCACCGGGTCACCTACTGCGTGGCTGACCCGCGCCTCCCGCGCCTCTTCGCCTGGATCTACCGGCACGAGGTGAAGCACAAGGCGGTGCTGCTCCGCTGCCACGCCGTCCTGGTCTCCAAGGCCGAGAAGGCCCGCGCCATGGCCCTGCTCCTCTACCAGACCTCGGCGGCGGCGCTGGCCGAGTTCCGCCGCCTCAAGAAGCGCGCCGACGCTCGGCACCAGCAGCTGCAGCAGGTCGGcccgggcgccgccgccgccgacgCCGCCCTCCCGCTGGTGCCGCTGCGCAAGCGGCTGCTCCTCCTGCACGGGCCCGGCTGCTGCTACAAGCCCCCCGTCGAGCGCAGCCGCAGCGCCCCCAAGCTGGGCTCCATCACCGAGGACGCGCTGGGCGAGGAGCTGGAGGAGCGCGAGGCCGGcgggcccggcggcggcggcggcggcggcggcggcggcggacggGGCCTCCTGGGCGGCTGTTGCATCAACGGAGCCGGCGGCCCCggagacagaggaggaggaggaggagacgacgaggaggagcaggaggacgAGGACGGGGAGGAGGAGCTGCTGGGCGTCCAGGAgggggacgaggaggaggaggaggaggaggcggcggcgggcaCGGCAGGGGTGCCCAGCCTGGGGCAGCTGATCAGCGGCCTGGGCGAGCTGACCATCGGCAACGACGTGGCGGTCCTGCGCGCCGACCTCCGCGTCACTCGCCTCCTCTCGGGCGAGAGCACCGGCAGCGAGTCCTCCATCGAGAGCAACGGCGGCCAcgagggaggcggcggcgggggcgacGGCTCCCCGCCCCCGCCGCTCCTGGAGCCGGACAGCGGCTGA